The genomic segment CCACTAACGGTTTCTGATGTTCTCTGCTTGGCTTCCTATTAATCTGCTGTATTGTGCCTTAACGTGACACAAACCTCATTCACCCTTCAAGTGCACAGTTTGTTGACTGCATCAGAACCAACGTGGCGTTTCCTTCAGTGTTCGGCATGTTTTGGTCTCAATCGATGAGGATCACTGCGTTTTTGGAACAGATTTGAGGATTCAGTGAAACTGGATGCTGTAGTATTACCCGTGGTAACGTATGTGCGATGAGTTGGCCAACAGGAAGTCGATTTTGGAATCCAGGCCGGCACAGAGGAGAAGCCCAGGAGCCAACGTCCCAACGACAGGCTTTCAGGAGGAGCTAAAAGGAGGAAATGTGGATTTCTGTACAGctgaattattaaaacaaaatctaaatgttttaaaaaagcacCAGAACTAAACACTGGAGACAGATGCCAAAGGTGGGTTCATCTCAACAAACTGTGCTGCTCGAAGGCTTCACCCTAAACTCAAGTGAGCAGTCGTTCCAGGACTTTCAcgcttttattgcacatttgttcttTTAAGACAAATCTGTCATTTGTCTTGTGTAACAGGGTTTTTTGCTACGGGATCCAGGCTCAGCTActgtgttctgtttgtcagtgtcATACACGTATATTAGCTACATTTCTATCATGCTACAATACATATTGATCTTATATTGTTATCATTGTTATTACAACTATACGGAGGAATTAACCTGATGAGACGTTTGTGTTTCTCCACTGATTATTATTAAAGCATATTGATCTTATGCCGCCTCATCTGGTTCTGTTCACGTGTTTCTATTACTATTCGGGATcaaaagtaatttttttttgGTCCAATCAatttctaaataataaaaacttaatGATCAGCTTTTAAAACTCTTTTAGCATCAGGTCCAGTGGGGCCCTGTTCTGCGCCACATCTGCTCCACTACATTCCTCAAGTATTAGGCCTTTCTCATCCATTAGAGCGTGAATAGGTTAGAAGAGTCTCACACAAGAGACAAGAGATTCATCATTTAATACAACTTCGTAATCACAGATCCGAGTTTTATCAGACGAAGGCTTGTGATGCTTGAGTCTCGACCTTTGCGTCACCAATGACGACCAACATTCCTGAGCTGAAGCTGTGCTGTAAAGAGGAACCAGCTACGATCCTCCAGGCTGAtaaagcagaaacaggaaatattTGCTCAGaattaaacacatgcatgttAATAAATTCTCGTTGTGTCCTGTTATTAATTTGGTCGCCTGTAGTTTGAGACAAAACCTGAAACAAATGTCAAAGGATTCGTTAAAGACACGGCCAGTTAAAAGGTTGACAACTCATTTATCTCTAAAGGGAAGAGTGGACCTGCTCCTAAATGGACCTGTTCTAGTCAGCGCTGATCCAGCTCCCCTCGGTCCTGGAGCCGTTCCTTCGCTTTCTTATTAGCAGCGTCCTGCTTCTGCTGGTTTGTACTTGTTGTATTTTGCCAGATTCTGCGTCGCCTGTTCACATGCACATCGTTAACACATCCTGAGGGGAGGACGGCTGTTTACCATTCAGATGTCCCGTCCCGTCCGGGTCCGGCCACCGCGGCCTCACTAAGCACTGTGGGAACGCTGCCGCGCTGtgtcctttgttgttgtttctgcatgtgaACGTCAGTGATTACGAGTCTTTAACGAGACGCTGCCCGTTTCCCTGTTGTCTcaacatgtttctgttttggaACGAGACGCACATCCTCTGCTCGGCGTGGACGGATCAAATAGATCCAAACTGACACAGATCAAAATAGACTCAAAGTTTCCTACCTTCAATCGCCAGAGCGGTAATTGGGCAGTTTCAGGACACATCGTGAAtctacaaaagcaaacacacagattgTAGAGGAATGAAAAAAGATCATCATCACTGTAACAACGTCATGAATGAGATGATGCCGTGACCGTCCACATTCAGACAAGATTCAATTGGCTCCGTCTAAAATTAGAGCAGCTTCACCACAGAGTTAAACCGGATCCCAGAACTTTAAGTAACAGGCCACTTGGGAAATCAGAGGCTCGTACACAGTGGTGCCAGCAGATCTGATGTCCTGCTGTCTGTTGATGTGCCAACACTCATCTTCCTTCCTGCAGGATGGCAGCACTGATCGGAGGAAACGCAGGTAAACATGTGCGACACGCTCGCGTCTTCGTTCAGGGCCTTTGTTCCCCAATTCAGAGCCTGTTGTTTGCTTTGGGAGGGGAAACCAGGAAACCAGGAAACCAGGAAACGTGGAAGAAGCCGGCGTCTCGAGCCGACCCGCttcctgctgcgtgtgtgtccaGCGTCTGCAAAACAATCAGACTGCTGCAAAGTCCTCAGACCTCCAGCCTCAGCAACACAGACGTTGCCATAGCAACGAAGGCCAAAAATAGTCCGAGTCCAGGACTCATCTAGGAAGTCACAGTGATCAAAAAGAGACAAGTCCACAGGCCTCATCTCAGTTAAGGTCCGGGCTATAAAGACCACGAAGCCAGAACAGGGGTTCTGCCAAGTTCTGCCAAGGTGCACAAGGACGACCATCAAACCTTCTTGGTAGAAGGATCTGGTCTGAACTGCGGACCGGGCTCTGGTGGGGTGAagcccaaacacagctggacctCGCTCCTACAGGTTCTGGTCTGGCTGTGGACCAGCCCTAGTTTTGTGAAGCCCAAACACAGCTGGTTCAGCCCCGGACCTCGCTCGTGAAGGTTCTGGTCTGAACTGTGGACCGGGCTCTGATGGGGTGAAGCCCAGACACAGCTGGGTCAGGCCTGGACTTCACTCctgaaggttctgggtttgagagacacacaaagaaaggAATCAGGATCAGTATTTTTCACATCATCGCTGACCCAAACACTAAACGCATTCttccagaagcagcagaaccaggtatCAACGGGTCAAACCGGTGATAAACACCGGGCAGCGCCGTGTTGCGCTGGGAGCTTCTCATTCCTCAGCTGGAATCTGTCCGTCCGTTGGGAAATCAGACGATCCAGGGACAAACTGTTTATATCCGGGTCCAATCCCAGGACAGAGAGCTGCTTGGACTGGGACCGACCCCCAGCCAGGACCCAATGTCACTGTAAACAAACATCCAGTTTCCCATGTTTGAGTCACAGACGACTGGTTTAACGTGGGATCCAGCGCTAAACGTTGGTCCAGTGTTTAACAGACGTCCATCCTCCAGCCACAGCAGACACGGCCCGGTTCTGGTCTGTTCAATCTACCAGCCAAGAGTCCAAAAGGTCACATCAGAGCAGACGGAGACTCTGGTTCCGACGATGAAGCCGGTCGATTTGGCCGTCACCGCTTTGGTTCTGTGTGGCCTCAATACAAAGCATCTCTTACGTCACGCACCAAATGAAACAGCGATTGtctgatttctgcttttgtttttctgtgggaACTCGTTCAGAAACACAATCCGAGGCCAAATCAAGCCAGTCCCGGCCCAAACTGTGTTCACCAATTGTTCTGAACTGGGAAGCACGAAGACAAAAAGCTTACGCAATGATGACTCAGGCGCTTCCCACTGTGACCCTGATGAGGACGGAGCCAGAACCACAGAACGGCTGGACGGGAGCCCGTCACACGGTCCGGGTTCGAGTCCGTTCATGTGGTGAAACCGGGTTCATCCATGAAGAAAGCAGCGTCACAGGGTCCGGGTTCGAGTCCGTTCATGTGGTGAAACCGGGTTCATCCATGAAGAAAGCAGCGTCACAGGGTCCGGGTTCGAGTCCGTTCATGTGGTGAAACCGGGTTCATCCATGAAGAAAGCAGCGTCACAGGGTCCGGGTTCGAGTCCGTTCATGTGGTGAAACCGGGTTCATCCATGAAGAAAGCAGCGTCACAGGGTCCGGGTTCGAGTCCGTTCATGTGGTGAAACCGGGTTCATCCATGAAGAAAGCAGCGTCACAGGGTCCGGGTTCGAGTCCGTTCATGTGGTGAAACCGGGTTCATCCATGAAGAAAGCAGCGTCACAGGGTCCGGGTTCGAGTCCGTTCATGTGGTGAAACCGGGTTCATCCATGAAGAAAGCAGCGTCACAGGGTCCGGGTTCGAGTCCGTTCATGTGGTGAAACCGGGTTCATCCATGAAGAAAGCAGCGTCACCCGCTCCTCCATTAACAGTCTGCTGAGTCGTCTGCAGTAATGATGAACGGGGCTAAAACCTCCATGATCAAGTGATGCAGCAGGCGACTGCAAACACTCAGTTACATCATGACATCATCGCTCTGACCCCCCGCTGGTTCTAAGCTCCACTCACTGTCAACGGTTCTGCGTGGCTCCGTGTCCGACTGTCCCGACTCCAGGCGAGCTGTACTTTCTTATCTCTCGGGACCCGGTGGCCGTCTGCCTTCTGACCTCCCGGTGACCTCCCGGTGACCTCAGAGCACTTCCTGTGTGAACAGGAAGCGTACGCCGACCTGCAGGAGCGGCGTTTCAGCCGTCGGCTGAGCTTccggggggaggtggggggtggggcTCAACCTCCTGTGACCTGATCCAGAAGCTGCTGGGTTTTCAGCTGCTACTTGAAATTCTCCCAACGGTAATTATTAATGCACAGACACTTCCTGTGCTCATGTGGCATAAACGTCATTTTAATATCACAAGCATCACTCACCGTACGTACTGAGGAACATGTACGTTCCGTGTTCTACAGCCTCGTTTAAACTGAAAATTCATGAAGAACACGACGTTTTCATAAACGTGAAGcggttttgtggttttgttcttttcccACTGCCTCCCTTGTTATTTGTTCAAACCTTCCCTTGTTCTTAATAGAACCATTTACGTCTGCTCTCACTTAACCGAATTTCATTAAACAGCTTTGTTCGGGTTCAGAGAAGCTTTGTCGCCATCTACTGGACAAACCGGTCACTGCAGCTTGAACCTAAAAGCAACGCAAAAGTTCTTCactaacacaaaacaaaaacgctTCGACTTCTGTACATTTATGTGGACGTTAGTGACGCACTTTACttactgagcagcagcaccgttGTTCAGATCACGTGAAGACGAGGACGGATAACGAGCGGCCGTAACCACGGGCAACCAGTCGGTCATCCGGTTGACGCGGTCCCTCGTTAACGCGTAAAAAACCGACCTGGAACATTAACGGGGCCAGTGTTTCAGCCTCCGCTCAGACGCCGTCCTTTAGTTTAACAGCTCCGTGTGGATCCAATGCGTCCCTGGGTTGTGACGTCACTGCTGATTGGCCTCACCTGGAGCTGCCGTGACGTTGGTCGAGTTCCTTTCGTTTAATTCGCGGTTTAATTAAAAGCTTGAAGCAAACTGTGACCACTTTGTTTCACGTGATTCCTGATTGTTTGGCCGCTTTTTGCCGCAGGGGTCGCGGTTGCGCTGACGACAGGCGAACGTCTGGGTCACGTCACAGTTAATCATTCACTCACACGGACTTTTCCTctgttgtttgctgttgttgtgatgATGTCAATAACAAAGCTCcgtttaataaaacaaagtccCTGTCAACGCTGGTGTGTGAATGTTCACGTTCATTAACTGATTTCTGCTGCGTGGACGTTTACTGTTGATTGGCACTGGGACACTGTGTTCCCAGATTAGATAAAGCTGGAACGGATCCAGACCTTTACGGCCCTGAAAACGCCTCCGTCCGAGGTGCCAGAAATAAGTAGCGCTGTTTTTCCCCTCAGCGGCAGAGTTCATAGGTCACTGCTTCAGCCTGATGACCACCGGAGCAGCTCGAGGTGAGTTCAGCTTCTTGGCTAGAACTTAGTGGTAGTTCTGACCCGGTTTGATTGTGCGTCGGTGAGAATCCGTCCACCTGCGACTTTTGCTGCGTTCTCTGGTTTTTAAAGTTGAGGCTTGTGTTGAtctcagctgctgcctcagtgtGCCGCTCATGAAGgagctgtgtctcaggctcagCTCACATTTCACTGGGTGGAGGTTCCagtcctcctccagcgctgaaCTGGGCCCAGTGGCAGGACCGGAAACCATTTCACTGactgtcaaactcctgatgcgaCAATAACGACTGCTTCTAGTTCAGTGGATAAAAGACGTAGGTCGGTCTTTCAAGCTAAAAATGAGAATGCACAGATGGAGTGATGTGCTTTTATAATACTTTTATTCATGTTTCATGATCATAATTCTTCAGTGTGGATGATGCGTTGCTGTTCTTTGGAACATGAAACCACCAGGACAGACAGTCTGAGGAAACAAGCAGAATAAGACGCGTGTGTCGTTCTTCAGGAGCCACAGACACCGACCATGACGTTTGATGAGGTCCTGGAGGACGTGGGCGGTTTCGGGCTcttccaggttctggttctggctctgctgTACCCGCCCCGCATGCTTCTGCCCTGTAACTTCCTCCTGAACAACTTCATCGCTGCGGTGCCTCCTCACCACTGTGACGTCGGCGCCGCCCTCTGGAATCTGACCCTGGAGCAGAGGCTGAGGGCCGGCGTCCCCGTGGGGCCCGACGGGAGCCCGGCGTCCTGTGTGATGTTCACGGAGCCGCGGCTCCAGCCGCCGTCCGACGGCTCCAACGGCACCGAGCCGCCGACGGTTCCGTGTCAGAGCGGGTTCGTGTACGACAACTCCACCTTCGCCTCCACCGTGGCCACAgaggtgaaacagcagcagcgattGGAGGCTCAGccttcacacatactgtatggggACGAAAGCACCTTTGACTTACAGTAACCTCCTGTTCAGTGGGACCTTGTCTGCGACAGGAAGAGCCTGACGAAGACCTGCAGCACCATCTTCTTCATGGGAGTCATGACAGGAGCCGCAGCCTTCGGCTACTTCAGCGATAAGTATGAGGACGGACACTGATGGCTCGGTGCGGCTGAACCGCAGCTggagctcctcctctccctcctgctgtcctcttcctcctccctcctcctcctgctctccccttcctcctccctcctctcctcctcctccctctcctccacctccttcctcttctcctcctacTGCTCTCCCcttctttctccctcctcttctcctctcctttcctcttcacctccttcctctctcctcctcctcctccttcctcttctcctcctccttcctcttctcccactccccctcctcctccttccttttctcctcctcctcctactgctctccccttccttcccccctctcttttcctcttctctcccccttcctctctcctcacctcctcttcacctccctcctccttcctccccctccctccttcctcttctccctcacctcctcctccacctacacccccttcctcttctccctcacctcctcctctcctccacctccttcctcttctcctcctcctcacctcctcctccacctccttcctcttctccctcacctgctcctctcccccccccctcctcctcccccctccccctctctcctctcccctcaggTACGGCAGGAGGACCAGCCTGCTGGTTGCCTACTTCCTGGCTCTGGCGTTCGGCTTCTCCAGCGCCTTCGCCAACTCCTTCGTCCTGTTTGCGGTGCTGAGGTTCTTCACTGGGTTCGGCCTGACGGGAATCAGCATCACCACCATNNNNNNNNNNNNNNNNNNNNNNNNNNNNNNNNNNNNNNNNNNNNNNNNNNNNNNNNNNNNNNNNNNNNNNNNNNNNNNNNNNNNNNNNNNNNNNNNNNNNGgtagtttctctctctctctctgtttttctctctctctctcgctgtgcCTCTTTCAATCAGCGACATCGCAGTGGTTTGTGTGGGTTTGGTTTTCATGGCTATCGGAATCATCAGCAATCTCCTGCATCGTTCTTCCCTCATTGAGCCGTGCTgagggccgtgtgtgtgtgtggttgtgtgtgtgtgtgtgtgtgtgtgtgtgtgtgtgtgttgtgtgtggtgtgtgcacgCGTATgcgtgtatgtgcatgtgtggtgtggtgtgtgtgcacgagtgtgcgtgtgtggtttatgtttgcacgtgtgtgcacatgcatgagtgtgtgtgcacctgcgtgtgtttgagtgtgcgtgtgtttgtgtgtgcacatgtgtgtgtttgtgtgtgcacatgtgtgtgtttgtgtgtgcacatgcgtgtgtttgagtgtgtgtgtgtttgtgtgtgcgtgtgtgtgtgtttgtgtgtgcacatgtgtgtgtttgtgtgtgcacatgcgtgtgtttgtgtgtgcatgtgtgtgtgtttgtgtgtgcacctgcgtgtgtttgagtgtgcctgtgtgtgtgtgtttgtgtgtgcacatgtgtgtgtttgtgtgtgcacatgtgtgtgtttgtgtgtgcacatatgtgtgtttgtgtgtgcacatgcatgtgtttgtgtgtgcacatgcgtgtgtttgtgtgtgcatgtgtgtgtgtttttgtgtgtgcacatgcgtgtgtttgtgtgtgcacctgcgtgcgtgtgcttggCCGTGTTTCCAGAACTCCGTGTTCTTGGGGATCACAGATTAGTCTGGGCCGTATTgttgctgcatgtttgtgtttggcaggcgccacagtgacaggaaggcCCAGTGTAAGCAAGGAAGGTGTGGTGTTCATGCAGGAGGGTGCGCCGCTTTCTGGCCTCTCACCGCAAATGTGGCAAATTAAAGTGAAATGAAACGTAACTAGAAAAACAGCATTTTGAAacatgcagaaaaaaacagtctgATTGCGTTTGCGAGTCTGTAATATTTAATGTGTAATAGTTTTTGTTGAAACCATTAGTGAATGTGATTCATCTGCTTCTagaacacaaacaggaggaacggcacctgaacgcatccaaggttttcaaaaccagagatgtttttttccctttgagACGTTGAACACTGTCACAACAGCCACTCTGACGCCAGAAGGGGATTTGACCTGTTGACCTGATTTATTGACCTGCAGCTGATTCTTGTAAATGGAAGTAGgactgtgtgtgtcactgaagcTGTCGGTTAAATGAAGTAGGAAAGAGACGCGTTTCCAGGAATTTTATCACGTGGCTCATCGCAGGTAAATGGACTTATCTTGACGACGTTTCCTGAAGTTATACTTTAATGAATCATGTTTGCCACTGTGATTAGAATGTCTCCTGTCTGATTAATGCAGTGtcatttttgttgtgtgtttacattatgATCATCTGAAGCTTCACCAAACAGACGCGTGCCTTCTTGACCTCTGGACCAGGGATCAGGTCATGACAGCAGATGACAGACGTCATCCTGTGTCATTACCAACATGTTCCAGTGCAGCGTGGTCTCAGTTTCTGATGAGTTTCTGCGTGTGTCCCGTAGCACATCACCTCCGTTTGAATGTATTAACAGAAACATGACATACAGGAAGCGGTGGCGTCCGACtcagagcagcggaggaggcagctctgtgtgtgtgtgtgtgtgtgtgtgtgtgtgtgtgtgtgtgtgtgtgcgcgtgtgtgtgtgtgcgtgcgtgtgtgtctgcgcgcgtGTGGTGATTTTGAGTCATAGCGTTACTTCTGTCTCTCATTTTTCAGAATGTCGGCTCTGTGTGCGTTGGAGCCGTCTCGCTCTCTATCCTTAAAGTGCTGCTGCAACAGGACAAATACTAATACTACAGTAAAGAGTGGGATCCGCTTGacgtggagctgatggaggacgtgCCCTCGTCTCCCCACCCTGGTCCATGTTTTAATGCTGCCGTGTTGTTGCCTCTGGTTGATGACTCATGTAGAGGTGAGCTCATGTTCATGGACCTGTGGCTGCAGGTTGTGAAGCGTGTGGGTCCGTGGCTGCAGGTTGTGAAGCGTGTGGGTCCGTGGCTGCAGGTTGTGAAGCGTGTGGGTCCGTGGCTGCAGGTTGTGAAGCGTGTGGGTCCGTGGCTGCAGGTTGTGAAGC from the Betta splendens chromosome 15, fBetSpl5.4, whole genome shotgun sequence genome contains:
- the LOC129603069 gene encoding solute carrier family 22 member 7-like — encoded protein: MTFDEVLEDVGGFGLFQVLVLALLYPPRMLLPCNFLLNNFIAAVPPHHCDVGAALWNLTLEQRLRAGVPVGPDGSPASCVMFTEPRLQPPSDGSNGTEPPTVPCQSGFVYDNSTFASTVATEWDLVCDRKSLTKTCSTIFFMGVMTGAAAFGYFSDKYEDGH